In the genome of Terribacillus sp. FSL K6-0262, one region contains:
- a CDS encoding Nramp family divalent metal transporter, giving the protein MSKERDKGWLQRAGNASLEESNHSVAIPENGSFFKKLFAFMGPGVLVAVGFIDPGNWETSISAGSSFGYTLLAVVLLSNLIAMLMQGLAAKLGIVTGRDLAQATRDAFPKKVVVVLWLLTELAIIATDLAEVLGSAIALNLLFHIPIMAGIIITALDVLLLLLLQKKGFRWMEAIITVLMVTIAGCFLFEMIFSHPALSEAVKGYIPSPEIVTDPSVLFLALGILGATVMPHNLYLHSSIVQTRNYQDTEKGKKEAVRFAYIDSTFSLGVAFFVNSAILILGAAAFHTIGQHVEGIEDAYKLLSPVIGAGAASFLFGFALLLSGQSSTITGTLTGQIVMEGFIQFRIKPWVRRLVTRIIAIIPALIVVGIYGPSSTGDLLVWSQVILSLQLSFAVIPLVLFTSSKKKMGAFANKPHIKVLAWTATGLIVCLNAFMLGYMIVTGHAL; this is encoded by the coding sequence ATGAGTAAAGAACGAGATAAAGGCTGGCTCCAGCGAGCAGGGAATGCAAGCCTGGAGGAGTCGAACCATAGTGTGGCCATTCCGGAGAATGGCAGCTTCTTCAAAAAGCTTTTCGCGTTTATGGGACCAGGAGTCCTGGTGGCGGTCGGTTTCATTGATCCGGGGAACTGGGAGACTTCGATCTCGGCAGGTTCATCTTTTGGGTATACCTTGCTGGCAGTCGTCTTACTGTCGAATTTGATCGCCATGCTCATGCAGGGGCTCGCTGCCAAGCTTGGCATCGTTACCGGTCGCGATCTGGCACAAGCGACAAGGGATGCTTTTCCGAAAAAAGTGGTCGTGGTGCTTTGGCTGCTGACGGAGCTGGCAATCATTGCAACGGATTTGGCGGAAGTTTTGGGATCGGCCATAGCATTGAATCTGCTATTTCATATCCCGATCATGGCAGGTATCATCATTACGGCCCTGGATGTGCTTTTGCTGCTATTACTGCAGAAAAAAGGTTTCCGCTGGATGGAGGCCATCATCACCGTTTTGATGGTAACCATTGCGGGCTGCTTCCTATTCGAGATGATATTCTCGCATCCCGCCCTGTCAGAAGCAGTGAAAGGCTATATCCCTTCACCGGAAATCGTCACCGATCCATCAGTTTTGTTCCTGGCGCTTGGTATACTAGGTGCAACAGTCATGCCGCATAATCTATATCTGCATTCATCCATCGTGCAGACAAGGAATTACCAAGATACCGAAAAGGGGAAGAAGGAAGCTGTCCGCTTCGCCTATATCGATTCAACCTTCTCTCTTGGGGTGGCATTCTTTGTCAATTCGGCCATTTTGATCCTTGGAGCAGCCGCTTTCCATACAATCGGACAGCATGTGGAAGGAATCGAGGATGCCTATAAGCTGCTCAGTCCAGTGATCGGTGCCGGTGCAGCCAGCTTCCTGTTCGGATTCGCGCTGCTACTGTCTGGTCAGTCTTCGACCATCACTGGAACGCTGACAGGTCAGATCGTCATGGAAGGTTTCATTCAATTCCGGATAAAACCATGGGTCAGACGACTCGTCACAAGGATCATTGCCATCATTCCGGCTCTCATCGTGGTAGGGATATACGGTCCTTCAAGCACAGGTGATTTGCTTGTTTGGAGTCAGGTGATCCTTAGTCTGCAGCTGTCTTTTGCTGTCATTCCGCTGGTTCTGTTCACCAGCAGCAAGAAGAAGATGGGAGCATTCGCGAACAAGCCGCATATCAAGGTACTGGCTTGGACGGCGACTGGATTGATTGTCTGCCTGAATGCATTCATGCTTGGTTATATGATCGTGACAGGGCATGCTTTATGA
- a CDS encoding thioredoxin family protein codes for MEQIHTKEKFNEIIMSEEPVIVKFFADWCPDCTRMNMFIDQVLAEYGNYKWYELNNDEVPDVAAEQEVMGIPSILLFQNGEKLAHLHSANAKSPEEVIAFLQQQLG; via the coding sequence ATGGAACAAATCCATACAAAAGAAAAGTTCAACGAAATCATCATGAGTGAAGAGCCGGTGATCGTCAAGTTCTTCGCGGATTGGTGCCCGGATTGTACACGCATGAATATGTTTATCGATCAGGTGCTGGCTGAATACGGCAATTATAAGTGGTATGAGCTGAATAATGATGAAGTCCCAGATGTTGCAGCGGAACAAGAAGTAATGGGGATCCCAAGCATTCTCCTATTCCAGAATGGCGAGAAGCTGGCGCACTTGCATAGTGCAAATGCGAAATCCCCTGAAGAGGTCATCGCGTTCCTTCAACAGCAGCTTGGATAA
- a CDS encoding CapA family protein, whose amino-acid sequence MKIKAFFPAFSGLLLLAACSGGVPAQQPQAVHTVQQKTIELEQKEQPAIPSSISITAIGDVLLHSSIYTEAKKGSGYDFDPMFQDIKPYLGESTLTVANQESIMGGEALGLSSYPTFNSPDEIGDTLKDVGVDVVTMANNHTLDQGAAGVKHATAQYEKIGMAYTGAYANKVDSEKLTIEKTAEGISAAFLSYTYGTNGIPVPKGEDHLVNLIDKQQIKEDIQKAKQEADAVIVSLHFGTEYEDDPSDEQRELAQYAADQGATAVLGCHPHVLQPVDWLTGKDGNKTLVIYSLGNFIAAQDGMDRRIGGVFQFDIEKDGNEVTAGSPRMLLTYLSFTDWHHYRIEPMHQLPELKGIYEEKKKHMARLAPDLTFIEEDPSS is encoded by the coding sequence ATGAAAATCAAAGCATTCTTTCCTGCATTTTCGGGTCTTCTTTTATTGGCAGCGTGCAGTGGCGGTGTTCCAGCACAGCAGCCGCAAGCGGTCCATACAGTTCAGCAAAAGACAATCGAGCTGGAACAAAAAGAACAGCCAGCCATTCCATCATCGATTTCGATAACAGCAATCGGTGATGTGCTCTTGCATAGTTCCATCTATACAGAGGCAAAAAAAGGGAGCGGCTATGATTTCGATCCGATGTTCCAGGATATCAAGCCATATCTTGGAGAATCGACACTTACCGTAGCGAATCAGGAGTCGATCATGGGCGGGGAAGCACTGGGGCTCTCCTCTTATCCGACCTTTAACAGTCCTGATGAAATAGGTGATACTTTAAAGGACGTCGGGGTGGACGTCGTCACGATGGCCAATAATCATACGCTTGATCAAGGAGCAGCTGGTGTGAAGCATGCAACAGCGCAGTATGAGAAGATTGGTATGGCATATACTGGAGCGTATGCAAACAAGGTAGATAGCGAAAAGCTAACAATAGAAAAAACGGCAGAGGGTATCTCTGCTGCCTTCCTTAGCTACACGTATGGTACCAATGGTATTCCTGTACCCAAAGGAGAAGATCATCTAGTCAATCTGATTGACAAGCAGCAGATAAAAGAAGATATCCAAAAAGCAAAACAGGAAGCGGATGCTGTCATCGTCAGCTTGCATTTTGGAACTGAATACGAGGATGATCCCAGCGATGAACAAAGAGAGCTGGCTCAATACGCTGCTGACCAAGGAGCGACAGCGGTATTGGGCTGTCATCCGCATGTGCTGCAGCCGGTTGATTGGCTGACTGGTAAAGACGGTAATAAGACGCTTGTCATCTATTCGCTTGGGAATTTTATTGCTGCACAGGATGGAATGGATCGGCGTATCGGCGGAGTCTTCCAATTTGATATCGAAAAGGATGGCAATGAAGTGACCGCAGGGTCCCCGAGAATGCTGCTGACGTACCTATCTTTCACGGATTGGCATCATTATCGTATTGAGCCGATGCATCAGCTGCCGGAGCTGAAGGGGATATATGAAGAAAAGAAAAAGCATATGGCGAGGCTTGCGCCGGACCTCACCTTTATAGAGGAAGATCCATCAAGCTAA
- the argS gene encoding arginine--tRNA ligase produces the protein MYKTIAAALLAKSLHQSADEIEKQMERPKKLQHGDYAFPCFALAKEKRQAPHIIAAGLAKDLSHDVFSAITAMGGYVNFTLDKKLAASRVLRDIHQQRERYGSSAVGKGQVITIDLSSPNIAKPFSMGHLRSTVIGNSISLLLEKQGYDVVRINHVGDWGTQFGKLICAYEKWGDEEKVRGNTIPELLKLYVRFHEEAADDEQLEQEGRDWFRKLEQGDVYANKLWRWFRDESMKEFGRVYQMMGVHFDSDAGEAFYNDKMERVVAELEQKELLSWSEGAQVVRLDEQELPPSLIKKKDGATLYATRDLAAAIYRKETYGFSKSLYVVGHEQSLHFQQLKLVLKKMGYEWADGISHIPFGMVLQDGKKMSTRKGKLVLLDKVLKQAIQLAAANIAEKNPDLVDKEEIARQVGVGAVLFHDLKHERIRDIEFSLEDMLRVEGETGPYAQYTHARACTLLAKAGDIRCNPEVSAEAAADAWPVLSQLIQFPEAVDAAAAHYDSSRIAKYVIDLAQAFNSYYGKVRILEENDDLGARLAIVEAAAAVLAEGLRLLGIAAPKQM, from the coding sequence ATGTACAAAACAATTGCAGCAGCATTATTGGCCAAGTCCCTGCACCAATCGGCAGATGAAATCGAGAAACAAATGGAGAGACCGAAAAAGCTGCAGCATGGAGACTATGCCTTTCCATGCTTTGCTTTGGCGAAGGAAAAAAGGCAAGCACCGCACATCATTGCAGCCGGATTAGCTAAAGACTTATCGCATGATGTATTTTCTGCCATCACGGCAATGGGTGGCTATGTCAACTTCACACTCGATAAGAAGCTTGCCGCAAGCCGCGTGCTGCGTGATATTCATCAACAGCGTGAGCGTTACGGAAGTTCAGCTGTCGGGAAGGGGCAGGTCATAACAATCGATCTTTCCTCTCCTAATATTGCAAAGCCCTTCTCCATGGGGCATCTTCGCTCGACTGTCATCGGGAACAGCATCAGTCTATTGCTGGAAAAGCAAGGCTATGACGTTGTCAGGATCAATCATGTCGGTGACTGGGGCACACAATTCGGCAAGCTCATATGTGCTTATGAAAAATGGGGAGACGAAGAGAAGGTTCGTGGGAATACGATTCCGGAATTGCTGAAGCTGTATGTCCGCTTCCATGAAGAAGCAGCCGATGATGAGCAGCTGGAGCAGGAAGGAAGAGACTGGTTCCGGAAATTGGAGCAAGGTGACGTGTATGCAAATAAGCTTTGGCGCTGGTTCCGTGACGAATCGATGAAGGAATTCGGGCGTGTGTATCAAATGATGGGCGTACACTTTGACTCGGATGCAGGAGAAGCGTTTTATAATGACAAAATGGAACGTGTGGTCGCGGAATTGGAACAAAAGGAGCTGCTAAGTTGGTCGGAAGGCGCGCAAGTGGTCCGCTTGGATGAACAGGAGCTTCCGCCCAGCCTGATCAAGAAGAAGGATGGTGCCACATTATACGCGACACGTGATCTGGCCGCAGCCATTTACCGTAAGGAAACCTATGGATTTTCCAAAAGTCTGTATGTTGTCGGTCATGAACAGAGCCTGCATTTTCAGCAGCTGAAGCTGGTACTCAAGAAGATGGGCTATGAGTGGGCGGATGGAATCAGCCATATCCCATTCGGCATGGTTTTGCAGGATGGCAAGAAGATGTCAACCAGGAAAGGGAAGCTGGTGCTGCTCGATAAGGTGCTGAAGCAGGCGATTCAGCTGGCTGCCGCAAATATAGCGGAGAAAAATCCTGATTTAGTCGATAAAGAGGAAATAGCAAGGCAGGTCGGGGTCGGGGCGGTGTTATTTCATGATTTGAAGCATGAACGCATCCGTGATATCGAGTTTTCCCTGGAGGATATGCTGCGCGTAGAAGGAGAGACAGGACCGTATGCGCAATATACGCATGCCCGGGCTTGTACGCTGCTTGCTAAAGCAGGTGATATCCGCTGCAATCCAGAAGTTTCTGCAGAAGCCGCCGCGGATGCCTGGCCGGTACTCTCCCAGCTGATCCAGTTCCCGGAAGCAGTTGATGCCGCAGCTGCCCACTACGATTCTTCCCGTATTGCCAAATACGTGATCGATCTTGCGCAGGCATTCAACAGCTACTATGGAAAGGTGCGCATCTTGGAAGAAAATGATGACCTTGGTGCTCGCTTAGCCATCGTCGAAGCAGCAGCCGCGGTATTGGCAGAAGGGCTTCGCCTACTCGGCATTGCAGCACCGAAACAGATGTAA
- a CDS encoding DUF1232 domain-containing protein: protein MTRLWSRLRFLFNFRKSIPFLKAFFTAKEVAAAKKVTAIALIVLYFVFPFDLVPDFLIGIGIVDDLAVATLILQLIIKMAPAHIKAKYAIDRNDNKVIDI from the coding sequence ATGACCAGACTATGGAGCAGGCTCCGTTTTCTGTTCAATTTCCGCAAGTCGATTCCATTTCTGAAAGCTTTCTTCACAGCTAAAGAGGTGGCAGCAGCCAAGAAGGTAACCGCCATTGCATTGATTGTCCTGTACTTTGTCTTCCCGTTTGATTTGGTACCGGATTTCCTCATCGGAATTGGTATCGTCGATGATTTGGCAGTCGCAACACTCATCCTGCAGCTTATCATCAAGATGGCCCCGGCACATATCAAAGCGAAATATGCTATTGATCGAAACGATAATAAAGTGATAGATATATGA
- the typA gene encoding translational GTPase TypA, whose protein sequence is MQFREDIRNIAIIAHVDHGKTTLVDQLLKYSGTFRDNEHVDERAMDSNDLEKERGITILAKNTAINYNDTRINILDTPGHADFGGEVERVLKMVDGVLLVVDAYEGAMPQTRFVLKKALEQKLTPVVVVNKIDKPSARPEHVIDEVLDLFIELGADDDQLEFPVVYASALNGTSGEEPDEQVESMDAIFKTIMDNIPAPIDNADEGLQFQVTILDYNDFLGRIGIGRIFRGSVKVGDQVALMKKDGSVKNFRITKLFGFIGLKRIEITEAKAGDIVAVAGLEDINVGETVCSVDQQEALPVPRIDEPTLQMTFLVNNSPFAGKEGKYITSRKIEERLLNQLETDVSLRVEPTDSPDAWTVSGRGELHLSILIENMRREGYELQLSKPQVILKEIDGKMCEPVERVQADVPEEYTGAVMESLGSRKGEMVDMINQGNGQVRLEFRVPSRGLIGYSTEFMSQTRGFGILNHTFDGYEPVVSGQVGGRSKGVLVALEQGKASTYGIMKLEDRGVIFVPPGTDVYAGMIVGEHSRDNDLTVNITVEKHLTNVRSATKDQTSTIRKTRDLSLEEAIEYLNDDEYCEVTPESIRLRKKILNKNEREKAAKKKKA, encoded by the coding sequence ATGCAATTTAGAGAAGATATTCGCAATATCGCGATTATTGCCCACGTTGACCACGGAAAAACGACTTTGGTCGACCAGTTGCTGAAATATTCTGGTACCTTCCGTGATAATGAGCACGTGGATGAGCGCGCAATGGATTCCAATGACTTGGAAAAAGAGCGCGGAATCACAATCTTAGCGAAAAACACTGCGATTAATTATAACGATACACGCATTAACATATTGGATACACCAGGACACGCCGATTTCGGCGGTGAGGTGGAACGCGTACTGAAAATGGTAGACGGTGTTTTACTAGTCGTGGATGCTTATGAAGGTGCAATGCCCCAGACTCGTTTCGTATTGAAAAAAGCCTTGGAGCAAAAGCTTACTCCGGTTGTAGTCGTGAACAAAATCGACAAACCAAGCGCACGCCCCGAGCATGTCATCGACGAAGTGCTTGATTTGTTCATCGAATTGGGCGCAGATGATGACCAGCTTGAATTCCCTGTTGTCTACGCTTCTGCATTGAACGGTACTTCCGGCGAGGAGCCCGACGAGCAGGTAGAATCCATGGATGCCATCTTCAAAACGATCATGGATAACATTCCGGCACCGATCGACAACGCTGATGAAGGCTTGCAGTTCCAGGTCACCATCTTGGATTACAATGACTTCCTGGGCCGTATCGGTATCGGACGTATTTTCCGCGGCTCCGTCAAAGTCGGTGATCAGGTTGCCCTGATGAAGAAAGACGGATCCGTGAAGAACTTCCGCATTACGAAGCTATTCGGCTTCATCGGTTTGAAACGAATCGAGATCACAGAAGCCAAAGCTGGTGACATCGTTGCAGTTGCCGGTCTTGAGGACATCAACGTCGGAGAGACCGTCTGCTCCGTGGACCAGCAGGAGGCATTGCCGGTTCCGCGTATCGATGAACCGACATTGCAGATGACATTCCTGGTGAACAACAGTCCGTTCGCCGGTAAGGAAGGTAAGTACATCACTTCCCGTAAAATCGAGGAGCGTCTGCTTAACCAGCTTGAGACAGATGTCAGTCTCCGTGTGGAACCAACCGATTCCCCTGACGCTTGGACAGTATCCGGACGTGGAGAGCTTCACCTTTCCATCCTGATCGAGAACATGCGCCGCGAAGGCTATGAGCTTCAATTGTCCAAACCGCAGGTAATCCTCAAGGAAATCGACGGTAAAATGTGCGAACCGGTAGAACGCGTACAAGCGGATGTGCCGGAAGAATACACTGGGGCAGTCATGGAATCCTTGGGTTCCCGTAAAGGGGAAATGGTCGACATGATCAACCAAGGAAATGGTCAAGTGCGTCTTGAGTTCCGTGTACCTTCCCGTGGATTGATCGGATATTCCACTGAATTCATGTCCCAAACACGCGGATTCGGTATCTTGAACCATACATTCGATGGCTATGAGCCAGTCGTTTCCGGACAAGTGGGCGGAAGATCCAAAGGTGTGCTTGTCGCCCTTGAACAAGGTAAAGCATCAACCTACGGTATCATGAAATTGGAAGACCGCGGCGTCATCTTCGTACCGCCTGGCACGGATGTCTATGCCGGTATGATCGTTGGAGAGCATAGCCGTGACAACGATCTGACAGTCAATATCACTGTTGAGAAACATTTGACTAACGTCCGTTCTGCGACGAAGGACCAAACGTCCACTATTCGCAAGACGCGTGATTTGTCCCTTGAAGAGGCAATCGAGTACTTGAACGATGATGAGTATTGCGAGGTTACACCGGAGTCCATCCGTCTTCGTAAGAAAATCCTTAACAAGAACGAACGTGAAAAAGCAGCGAAAAAGAAAAAAGCATAA
- a CDS encoding HAMP domain-containing sensor histidine kinase, with product MRLKTQLNIAFTTLLIIVMGFTAITLYSQIRGLLVTNETRQLEESGQILITAISGVDTIPAATLDSMLNNLDLKMFIYDEETEQVTYTNLVRIDAERFAAKYDTAPTNKNTIWQENRNSYVVKSIRTSENQNMVILRPIRELEEVQESFFQRIFLVFLIGVMIAILISTYLTQRLVKPLTELKYQLKKIERREFDNIKSVKASGEIKEVEQSAIEMAKELNRYITSQRQFFQNASHELKTPLMTIQGYAEGIKDGVFTGKDQEHGLEVVVSEIKRLKQLINEMILLAKLDSEEGIYKEEKMEIKELVDLTIDRALPLASDKDIQLTYNKPAAIVINGDKEKLLRAMMNITSNAIRHAHSRVHISVQPSSFKQVEIKINDDGPGIDDDLLPNMFQRFVKGEGGETGLGLAISRAIVERHNGIIRAGKSDLGGASFTIIL from the coding sequence ATGAGACTGAAGACCCAGCTTAATATTGCATTTACAACTTTGCTGATTATTGTGATGGGATTCACAGCTATTACCCTGTATTCGCAAATCCGGGGACTGCTTGTTACAAATGAGACGAGACAGCTCGAGGAAAGCGGCCAAATTTTAATTACAGCGATTAGCGGTGTAGATACCATTCCTGCTGCTACGCTTGATTCCATGCTCAATAATTTGGATCTCAAAATGTTCATTTATGATGAAGAAACAGAGCAGGTGACCTATACCAACCTTGTTCGGATCGACGCAGAACGATTTGCAGCCAAATATGATACCGCCCCGACCAATAAGAATACAATCTGGCAGGAGAACCGCAATAGCTATGTGGTTAAATCGATCAGAACCAGCGAGAATCAAAATATGGTCATCCTCCGCCCGATTCGTGAATTGGAAGAGGTGCAGGAAAGCTTCTTTCAGCGTATATTCCTTGTGTTCCTGATCGGTGTCATGATAGCCATCTTAATCAGCACTTATCTGACACAGCGTCTGGTCAAGCCGCTCACGGAATTAAAATATCAGCTGAAGAAAATCGAACGGCGTGAATTCGATAATATAAAATCCGTGAAAGCCAGCGGTGAAATCAAAGAAGTGGAACAAAGTGCAATCGAGATGGCCAAGGAATTGAACCGCTATATCACATCCCAGCGGCAATTCTTCCAAAACGCCAGCCATGAATTGAAAACACCGCTCATGACGATCCAAGGATACGCGGAGGGAATCAAAGATGGTGTCTTCACAGGCAAGGATCAAGAACACGGACTCGAAGTCGTTGTATCCGAGATCAAGCGTTTGAAGCAGCTTATCAACGAAATGATCCTGCTGGCCAAGCTCGACAGTGAAGAAGGTATTTACAAAGAAGAGAAAATGGAGATCAAAGAGCTAGTCGATTTGACGATCGATCGTGCCTTGCCTCTTGCAAGCGACAAGGATATCCAGCTTACCTACAATAAACCTGCTGCAATCGTGATTAATGGGGATAAAGAGAAACTGCTTCGGGCAATGATGAATATAACGTCCAATGCAATCCGGCATGCCCATAGCAGGGTGCATATCTCGGTGCAGCCAAGCAGCTTCAAGCAAGTTGAGATCAAAATCAATGATGATGGTCCGGGTATCGACGATGACCTGCTGCCGAATATGTTCCAGCGCTTCGTCAAAGGTGAAGGCGGAGAAACCGGACTCGGCCTGGCGATCTCGCGTGCGATCGTGGAACGGCATAACGGTATCATCCGTGCAGGGAAATCCGATCTGGGCGGCGCAAGCTTTACGATAATATTATAA
- a CDS encoding response regulator transcription factor — MTHHIIVVEDDQNIRNIVEAYLKKEGYRISVAETAELALEIADQEIPDMWIMDIMLPGMDGYALCNKIRQTSEVPIIIISAKDEEIDRILGLELGGDDYLTKPFSPRELVARVKRLFKRWNPQTNQGAQQVKQMDLQAGDLQLQLGERRVYWHEAEVEVTAKEFEMLVILVQNPNRAFSRDELLTQVWGEDYFGSDRAVDDLVKRLRKKMDGIPIETVWGFGYRFRMNEA, encoded by the coding sequence ATGACGCATCATATAATCGTTGTCGAAGACGATCAAAATATACGGAATATAGTAGAAGCCTATTTGAAAAAGGAAGGCTATCGGATCAGTGTAGCCGAAACAGCAGAGCTGGCACTTGAAATTGCCGATCAAGAAATACCGGATATGTGGATCATGGATATCATGCTGCCAGGTATGGATGGATACGCGCTTTGCAATAAAATCCGTCAGACAAGCGAAGTGCCGATCATCATCATCTCAGCAAAGGACGAAGAGATCGACCGAATCCTCGGTTTGGAGCTTGGAGGGGATGATTATTTGACCAAGCCCTTCAGCCCCAGGGAATTGGTCGCGCGTGTGAAACGGTTGTTCAAGAGATGGAACCCGCAAACGAATCAAGGGGCACAGCAAGTCAAACAAATGGATTTGCAGGCAGGTGACTTGCAGCTTCAATTAGGAGAACGCCGTGTCTACTGGCATGAAGCAGAAGTGGAAGTGACAGCGAAGGAATTCGAAATGCTTGTGATACTGGTCCAGAATCCGAACCGGGCTTTTTCGCGTGATGAATTGCTGACACAAGTATGGGGGGAAGACTATTTTGGCAGTGATCGTGCAGTGGATGATTTAGTGAAGCGATTGCGCAAGAAGATGGACGGTATCCCGATTGAAACAGTCTGGGGCTTCGGGTATCGGTTCAGGATGAACGAAGCATGA
- a CDS encoding trypsin-like peptidase domain-containing protein, with translation MNRENDNQYNEHPEGWQHDTNEQEPAYMDDQHKDAESIEETPPKYRQAIQVEEPIKEQQPPKQKGKVWTGFVSGIAGGILVLAIVAILVFTNVISFGSNTASPSTMGTNNTSTTESSNKTLATQTSTQNLTSAIQDASAAVVGVENLQQTDLFSESEEAGSGSGVIYKKENGKAYIVTNNHVVDGATSLEVTLANGEKAKATLLGTDQISDLAVLEIDGANVDTVATFGTSDDLTVGQQAIAIGNPLGAEFAGSVTQGIISGLDRSVAVDSNNDGTEDWVTEVLQTDAAINPGNSGGALINANGEVIGINSMKIAQEEVEGIGFAIPIDAAKPIINQLEKSGKVERPYVGIGAVSLDQVPQVNAQQTLNLPEGVTQGVVLAQVVENSPAADAGLQQYDVITKIDDQDITSMVDLRSYLYSDKKIGDKVTVTYYRDGKKETTKLTLAKDQTAQSEQSTQQQQQ, from the coding sequence ATGAATAGAGAAAATGACAATCAATACAATGAGCATCCAGAAGGATGGCAGCACGATACAAACGAACAAGAGCCGGCTTATATGGACGATCAGCATAAGGATGCTGAGTCGATAGAGGAAACACCACCTAAATACAGACAAGCAATTCAAGTGGAAGAACCGATCAAAGAGCAGCAGCCGCCAAAGCAAAAAGGAAAAGTATGGACGGGCTTCGTCAGCGGTATCGCAGGCGGTATCTTGGTACTTGCTATTGTGGCCATCCTTGTTTTCACAAATGTGATTTCCTTTGGTTCCAATACAGCCAGCCCATCGACGATGGGTACAAATAATACATCCACGACGGAATCAAGCAACAAGACATTGGCAACTCAGACAAGTACCCAAAACCTGACCAGTGCCATCCAGGATGCCTCGGCAGCAGTAGTGGGAGTCGAGAATCTGCAGCAAACGGATTTGTTCTCTGAATCAGAGGAAGCCGGTTCCGGTTCCGGTGTCATTTATAAGAAAGAGAATGGCAAGGCATACATCGTGACGAACAATCACGTTGTCGACGGAGCGACCAGCCTGGAAGTCACGCTAGCCAATGGCGAAAAAGCAAAAGCGACATTGCTTGGAACAGACCAGATAAGCGACCTGGCTGTACTTGAGATCGACGGAGCCAACGTAGATACAGTAGCTACATTCGGTACTTCAGATGACCTTACAGTCGGACAGCAAGCCATTGCCATCGGTAATCCATTGGGAGCTGAATTCGCAGGTTCCGTGACACAAGGTATCATCAGCGGATTGGATCGTTCCGTAGCAGTCGATTCAAATAACGATGGTACAGAGGATTGGGTAACGGAGGTTTTACAGACAGATGCAGCGATCAACCCTGGTAACAGCGGCGGTGCACTCATCAATGCAAACGGGGAAGTCATCGGTATCAACTCCATGAAGATTGCGCAGGAAGAGGTTGAAGGAATCGGTTTTGCCATCCCGATCGATGCTGCCAAACCAATCATCAACCAACTGGAGAAATCCGGTAAAGTGGAACGCCCATATGTCGGCATTGGTGCAGTCAGCCTCGATCAAGTGCCGCAAGTAAATGCACAGCAAACCTTGAACCTGCCGGAAGGTGTGACACAGGGTGTCGTACTTGCCCAAGTGGTAGAGAACTCACCGGCAGCTGATGCAGGCTTGCAGCAATACGATGTCATTACGAAAATCGATGATCAGGATATCACCAGCATGGTTGATTTGCGCTCTTATCTTTATTCCGATAAGAAAATCGGTGATAAGGTAACCGTCACGTATTACCGTGATGGTAAGAAAGAAACAACAAAACTGACATTAGCCAAGGATCAAACGGCACAGTCGGAACAATCCACACAACAACAACAACAATAA
- a CDS encoding NUDIX domain-containing protein yields MVEKVLAYIIRNHKDIQQLLVHTHRDIPEAGRQIPGGTVDPGEDLLDALHREIFEESGLQDLPAAEMLGSAPFRHPHKQELQLRHFFVIPTKKPLPDTWEHQVFGNGADNGMIFRYRWMDLQAIPPLAASQDQFLHQLRKKTFKID; encoded by the coding sequence TTGGTTGAAAAAGTTTTGGCTTATATCATCCGAAACCATAAAGATATCCAGCAACTGCTTGTGCACACGCATCGGGATATACCAGAAGCAGGAAGACAAATTCCCGGCGGTACAGTCGATCCTGGCGAGGATTTACTGGATGCCTTGCATCGAGAGATTTTCGAAGAATCCGGATTGCAGGATCTTCCTGCGGCCGAAATGCTGGGCAGTGCACCATTTCGCCATCCGCACAAGCAAGAACTCCAGCTTCGCCATTTCTTCGTGATTCCTACAAAAAAGCCCCTTCCCGACACATGGGAACATCAGGTTTTTGGCAATGGCGCCGACAACGGAATGATTTTCCGATATAGGTGGATGGACCTCCAAGCCATTCCGCCGCTCGCAGCTTCACAAGATCAATTCCTGCATCAGTTAAGAAAAAAGACATTTAAAATCGACTGA